A genomic region of Bernardetia sp. ABR2-2B contains the following coding sequences:
- a CDS encoding glycosyltransferase encodes MLLVLYGWHKKGVFDIVVGKDTNKGKREQNKIRFSVLIPVRNEAQNIENLLNDLALQDLDKDNFEVLVLDDNSDDDTAQIVSKLIPKMPYSLQLISVPKANSAHKKRAITLGVSKAKFEYIITTDGDCRVLKTWLSTFSNFINYKKRNNQEALFIAGAVRLNHKRDFFAALQASEFATLIGCGGAALNLGFPFTCNGANMAYSKQLFEELGGYENQLNLKGKAKEYSENGISNNGYQISSGDDEFLLHKFHKIYPKNIFFLKSDKAIVETEATPNWKQFYNQRKRWASKWNQHKKISHAAISVFVFLVQVFTLMLFVFIAFDIVNDDYFLINSELKKYLYLSFFIKMSIEFLFLYSVLRFLRQLKAIFTLPFWWIFYSLYAIFFGVVAQKKGYSWKGRKTQ; translated from the coding sequence TTGCTTCTCGTTCTTTACGGTTGGCATAAAAAGGGTGTTTTTGATATTGTCGTTGGTAAGGACACCAACAAGGGCAAGAGAGAGCAGAATAAAATTCGTTTTTCAGTCTTAATTCCTGTCCGAAATGAAGCTCAAAATATTGAAAACCTATTAAATGATTTGGCTTTACAAGATTTGGATAAAGATAACTTTGAAGTTTTAGTTTTAGATGATAATTCTGATGATGATACAGCACAAATTGTAAGCAAATTAATCCCAAAAATGCCGTATTCTTTACAACTTATTTCTGTTCCTAAAGCTAATTCTGCACACAAAAAACGAGCAATTACCTTAGGAGTATCAAAAGCAAAGTTTGAATATATTATTACAACAGATGGCGATTGTAGAGTGCTAAAAACGTGGCTTTCTACCTTTTCAAACTTTATCAATTATAAAAAAAGAAACAATCAAGAAGCTTTATTTATCGCTGGTGCTGTTCGTCTAAATCATAAAAGAGATTTTTTTGCAGCTTTACAGGCTTCCGAATTTGCTACATTAATTGGTTGTGGAGGTGCTGCGCTTAATTTAGGTTTTCCATTTACTTGCAATGGTGCAAATATGGCATATTCCAAACAACTTTTTGAAGAATTAGGAGGTTATGAAAACCAATTAAATCTGAAAGGCAAAGCAAAAGAATACAGTGAAAATGGAATCAGTAATAACGGTTATCAAATTTCGTCTGGAGATGATGAGTTTTTGCTACATAAATTTCATAAAATCTATCCTAAGAATATTTTTTTCTTAAAATCAGATAAAGCAATCGTCGAAACAGAAGCTACTCCAAACTGGAAACAGTTTTATAATCAGCGCAAACGTTGGGCAAGTAAATGGAATCAACATAAAAAAATAAGTCATGCAGCAATTAGTGTTTTTGTTTTTTTAGTTCAAGTTTTTACTTTAATGTTATTTGTTTTTATTGCTTTTGATATAGTAAATGATGATTATTTCTTGATAAATTCAGAATTGAAAAAATATCTTTATCTTAGTTTTTTTATTAAAATGAGCATAGAATTTTTATTTTTATATTCTGTTTTACGATTTTTAAGGCAATTAAAAGCTATTTTTACGTTACCTTTTTGGTGGATATTTTATAGTTTATACGCTATTTTCTTTGGAGTTGTAGCACAGAAAAAAGGTTATAGTTGGAAAGGTAGAAAAACTCAATAA
- a CDS encoding ABC transporter permease, whose protein sequence is MASEFEHISPSLQIRKRLLKHKPAMFGLFVILFAVFVALAGHTIMPDKTPNANDGAVQIGKELPVFETKILKFRKRISTEHTGFFESIYNGDETDYTITPIDTFRIVGDTVFFKVHGREEKELSYSLIYATKPVFSGTSGLLSDDSLNYNYQISGDTVRYVDIQKRVRTTTLFELSEEFQKENIETRTYWLGTDRSGRDILSRLMYGTRISLTIGAIAVLISLVLGVSLGAISGYFGGWIDSVIHWFMTVVWSIPSIMLVIAITIVLQSKGIWVAFVAVGLTMWVEIARIVRGKIKTIKRKPFIEATHAFGMSHWRIIFRHILPNMLGEIVVVTTSNFAAAILIEAGLSFLGLGVQPPTPSWGMMVSEGYSVIGTSNSWHLIVFPSLCISILVLAFNLLGNGLRDAYDPNTRS, encoded by the coding sequence ATGGCATCAGAATTTGAGCATATATCACCTTCATTACAAATACGCAAACGCCTATTAAAACACAAACCAGCTATGTTTGGGCTTTTTGTGATTTTGTTTGCTGTCTTTGTAGCTCTTGCAGGACATACAATTATGCCTGACAAAACCCCTAATGCAAATGATGGAGCAGTACAGATAGGAAAAGAATTGCCTGTTTTTGAGACTAAAATATTAAAGTTTAGAAAACGTATTTCTACCGAACATACAGGTTTTTTTGAAAGTATTTATAATGGAGATGAAACAGATTACACCATTACTCCAATAGACACTTTCAGAATTGTAGGAGATACAGTATTTTTTAAAGTACATGGAAGAGAAGAAAAAGAACTTTCCTATTCACTTATTTATGCCACCAAACCTGTTTTTTCAGGTACTTCTGGTTTGCTTTCAGATGATTCTCTTAATTATAATTATCAAATAAGTGGGGATACTGTTCGATATGTGGATATCCAAAAAAGAGTTAGAACGACTACACTCTTTGAGCTTTCCGAAGAATTTCAAAAAGAAAATATAGAAACTCGCACATATTGGCTAGGAACTGACCGTTCAGGGCGAGATATTTTGAGCCGTCTAATGTATGGAACACGAATTTCTCTTACTATTGGAGCAATTGCTGTTTTGATTTCACTTGTTTTGGGTGTGAGTTTGGGAGCAATTTCTGGTTATTTTGGTGGTTGGATAGATAGTGTTATTCATTGGTTTATGACTGTTGTGTGGTCTATTCCTAGTATTATGTTAGTCATTGCCATTACGATTGTGCTTCAAAGTAAAGGTATTTGGGTTGCCTTTGTAGCTGTTGGTCTGACGATGTGGGTAGAAATTGCTCGTATTGTGAGAGGAAAAATCAAAACAATTAAAAGAAAGCCATTTATCGAAGCTACACATGCCTTCGGAATGAGTCATTGGAGAATTATTTTCAGACATATTTTACCTAATATGCTAGGAGAAATTGTAGTAGTTACGACTTCAAACTTTGCTGCAGCTATTTTGATAGAAGCAGGTTTAAGCTTTTTGGGATTGGGTGTTCAGCCTCCCACACCTTCTTGGGGAATGATGGTTTCAGAAGGATATTCGGTTATCGGAACAAGTAATAGTTGGCATTTGATTGTTTTCCCAAGTCTTTGTATCAGTATTCTTGTTCTTGCCTTTAATCTTTTAGGAAATGGTCTGCGTGATGCTTACGACCCAAATACTAGGAGTTGA